A region of the Blattabacterium cuenoti genome:
TTTGATGAAAAAGGAACTTTAACTAGTAAAAAATTGGAAGAACTAGGATAAACTTTTTGTATAATGGAAATTTTATTTAGAGCCTTCTCCATATATTTTCTTTCTGAAAGAATATTTTTTAAAGAGTAAAAAAATAGATCTTTATTATCAAGTGCCTGAATAGCTATTTTTTGAGAAATTTTACTAATATTATAGGGAGATTTAATTTTATTCATCCATTGAATAATCTTTTCAGAAGTAATAGCTATTCCTATTCTTAACCCAGCCAATCCCCAAGATTTAGAGAGCGTTTGCAAAACGATTAAATTCGGATATTTCTCTATTTCTAGAGAAAAAGATTTTTGATCTGAAAAATCTATATAAGCTTCATCCAAAACGACGATTCCTGTAAATTTATTTATAATATTTTGAATATCTTTTTTTTTCAAATCATTTCCAGTAGGATTATTCGGAGAACAAATAAAAATTATTTTGCTATATCGATTAATTCTATTTTCTATTTTTTTCAAATTTAATTGATATTCTTCTTCAGTTAAAAAAACTTTCACTACATCTACTCCATGAATTTTTCCACTTACTTCATACATTCCATAAGTAGGAGGACAAATGATAGAATGATCTACTTTTGGACGAGAAAAAATACGATAAATTAAATCAATAATTTCATCACTTCCATTTCCCAAAAATATTTTAGATGAAGGAATATTTTTAACCTCTGATATTTTTCTTTTTAATTCTTTCTGTAATGGATCTGGATATCTATTATATGAATTAGAAAAAGATAAAGGAGCTCCAAAAGAGTTTTCATTCGCATCTAAAAAAATGGAATTTTTTCCTTGATCGTATTCTTCTCGAGCAGATAAGTAAGGATCTACATTCAGAATATTTTCTCTAATTAAAGATTTTAAATCAAAATGGTTACTAGTCATGATGTTTTTTCATTCATTTTTTAATCGAATATCAATAGATTTTTTATGTGCTATTAAACCTTCTGTCAAAGAGAGTCTTCCAATACATTCTGATAAACTACGTAATCCTTTTTTGGTAATTTTTTGAAAAGTTATTTTTTTGATAAAACTATCTACAGATACTCCACTATAAGATTTTGCATATCCATAAGTAGGAAGCACATGATTTGTTCCAGAGGCATAATCTCCTACACTAACTGGAGAATAATTTCCAAGAAATACAGATCCAGCATTTTTTATTTTATCCCCCCAATAAGAAGCATTATGGCAATTAATGATTAAATGTTCTGGAGCCACTTGATTAATCAAATGAATGCTTTCATCTAAAGATGAAAGAACAACCATTTTGCACCTTTCCAAAGATTTTTTCATAATATTTTGTCTAGTAGAAAAACCAGTTAATTGTTTTTTTAATTCTTTTTTTATTTTTTCCATCCAGGATATACTTATGGTAATTAAAAGAATGTAACTTTCTGGATCATGTTCTGATTGAGAAATCAAATCAGAAGCAACATATTCTGGATTTGCTGTTTCATCGGCTAAAATAACAACTTCTGAAGGTCCAGCTGGCATATCTATAGAAACTATTCCTGTTTTTGCAACAATTTGTTTAGCTAGTGTAACATAGGAATTTCCTGGACCAAATATTTTATAAACAGAAGAAACACTTTCAGTTCCATATGCCATAGCTGCAATAGCTTGAGCTCCTCCTATTTTATAGATTCGTTTTATTCCTATATACTTAGCTGTATATAAAATAGCTGGATGGATTTTTCCATTTTTATTTGGAGGAGAGCACAAAATAATATCTTCGCAACCAGCTAAATTACTAGGAACACCTAGCATTAACACAGTAGATACTAAAGGGGCCGTTCCTCCAGGGATATATAAACCGACTTTTTCTATAGGAACAGATTTTCTCCAACAAATAACCCCTGGAGAGACCTCTATTTTTGATTCCTTATGGATTTGTTTTTTATGAAAAGATTGGATGTTTTCATATGCTACTTTAATAGATTTTTTCAAACCATCTGAAATTTTTTTACTGGATTCAGTTATTTCTTCTTCCGAAATTTGAATATGTTTTAAATTCACATGATCATATTTTCTTGTATAGCTTTTTAAGGCTATATCTCCGTATATTTTCACATTATTTATAATAGGAAAAACAAGATCATTCAATCTAGAAACATTTCGTATAGATCTTTTTATAATAGAATTCCATGTTTTAAATGGGGGATGTATATACACTTGAATGTCCATAAATAATATCTGTTAAAGTATAATTTTTTCTATGGGAAGTACTAATATATCTTGCGCTCCAAGCGCTTTTAAATTTTCTACAATTCCCCAAAAATCATTTTCATTTACTACAGAATGTACAGAACTACATTCTGAATTTGCTAATGGAAGAATAGCTGGACTTTTGATTCCTGGAAGATAAGATATTATTTTTTCTAATCGTTCATTAGGGACATTTAAAAGAATATATTTATTATTTTTAGCTTTTTTTACAGCTCGTATTCTAAATAGAAGTTTATCCATGATAATGTTTTGTGGGGATCCCAAATGAAGATGAGAGGCTAAAACAGCTTCAGATTGAAGGATTGTTTCTACTTCTTTTAATCCATTCATAAAAAGTGTAGAACCACTACTCACTAAATCACAAATACAATCTGCTAATCCTATTCCAGGAGCAATTTCTACTGCTCCAGATATTTCGTGAATTTCCGCTTTTATATATTTTTTTTCGAAAAATTCTTTAACTAAAAAAGGATAACTAGTTGCAATTTTTTTTCCGTTTAAATCATTTATATCACTATAAATTATAGATTTAGGAACTGCTATGGAAAGTCTACATTTTCCAAATCCCAAAGTTTCTTTGATTTTTATTTTTTTTCTCTTCTCTAAAAGAACATTTTTTCCTACAATTCCTATATCCGCTACTCCATCTTCTAAATATTGAGGAATATCATCATCTCGTAGGAAAAGAATTTCCAACGGGAAATTAAGAGCTGTTGTCTTTAATTTATCTATACCAATATTAATTTCAATGCTGCAATCTTTAAGCAACTTTATGGAGTCTTCATAAAGACGACCTGATTTTTGAATAGCTATTTTAAGTTTATCCATATAAAAAATAATAAAAGCTTACTTCTTGTAAGCTTTTTATTTTAGTAATCTTTATAGATTTAATGCATTACAGCAAATATAAAAAACTATTTTGAATATTCTTTAACCTTTTTGAAACTCTATTGATTCATCATTTTGAAAATGATTTAGATGATTACTTTTAATTATTAATAAAATCTTTTTTTTTCTATGAAAATTATTAGTTATAATATTAATGGAATTAGATCTGGTATCAATAAAGGATTACTCCATTGGATTGAATCTTCTCAACCAGATGTTCTGTGTTTACAAGAAATAAAGGCATCTAAAGAACAAATTCAAACAAGTTTGTTTGATCATCTTGGTTATTTTCATTATTGGTTTCCTTCAACGAAAAAAAAAGGATATAGTGGAGTAGGGATTTTGTGCAAAGAAAAACCTTATCACATAGAATATGGAATAGGAATAGAATCCATTGATACAGAAGGTAGAGTTCTCCGTATTGATTTAAAAAAAATATCAGTGATAAGTCTTTATATTCCTTCTGGAAAACATCTAAGAAACAGATTAAATTTTAAATTCTATTTTATGGAGAATTTTTTTTCTCATATAAAAAAAATTCAAAAAAAATTCAAAAATCTTGTCATTTGTGGAGATTATAATATTTGTCATCATGAAATAGATATTCATGATCCTATACGAAATAGAAAAATTTCCGGTTTTTTACCAGAAGAAAGAAAATGGATGAGTGATTTTTTAAATTTAGGATTTATAGATAGTTTTAGAAACTATGTTAAAGAGGCTAATCATTATAGTTGGTGGAGTTATTATTCTCATGCAAAAAAGAAGAATAAAGGTTGGAGAATTGATTATGCTATGGTGAGTAGATCTTTAAAAGATAAAATGAATAAAGCTTATCTATTACCTGAAGTTCCATATTCAGATCATTGCCCAACTGTATTAGAAATAGAAAAAATGACCTGACTGGGATTCGAACCCAGGACCCTTACATTAAAAGTGTAATGCTCTACCAGCTGAGCTACCAGGTCTTCATAATTTCTTGTGAGCAAATATACTACAATAAATTTTATGTTTTTATGAAAGTTACTCTAATCGGATATATGGGAAGTGGAAAAACTTCTATAGGAAAAATTTTATCTAGAGAATTAAAATTGGATTTCTATGATTTAGATGCTCTCCTTGTAAAGGAACAAAAAGATTCTATTTATAATATTTTTCAAAAAAAAGGAGAAAATCATTTTAGAGAAATAGAACATTTAATGATTAAAAAATTTTTAAAAACACATCAAAAATATATTTTTTCTGTTGGTGGGGGGACCCCTTGTTATTATAATAATATGGATTTATTAAATAAATTTTCAAAAACTTTTTATCTAAAAACCCAGAGTTATATTTTATATCAAAGATTATATCAAGAAAAAAAAACTAGACCTTTAATAGCTCATTTATCTAAGAAGGAATTATTTCAATTTATCATTCAGCATTTATCCAAAAGAATCTTTTTTTACGAAAAATCTTCTAAAAAGATAGAGGTCAATGAAAAATCTGAATACAAAATAGTTGAAGAAATTATAAAACATTTAATAGAATTATGAATAATTTCTCATATGATCATTTTTTTTTAGATAAAATGAGGCAATCTTTTTCCTTAGTAGAAAAGAAAAAAATTTGTGTAGCTGTAAGTGGTGGATTAGATAGCATGGTTCTTTTAAATTTATTACTTCTTGTCCCCAACCTAACATTAGGAGTAGCTCATTGCAATTTTACTCTTAGAGATAAAGAATCTAATGAAGACGAAAATTTTGTGAAGAATTTTTGTGTAAAAAAACATATTTTATGTCACGTAAAAAGATTTAACACTTTGAATTTTTCAAAAAAAAATAAGTTTTCTATACAAATGGCAGCTAGAAAACTTAGATATGATTGGTTTGAGGATTTATTAGAAAAACATTCCTATGATCATATAGCATTAGGACATCATTTAAATGATTCAGTAGAAACTTTTTTTATCAATATAATGAGAGGAACCGGACTAAAAGGATTATTAGGGATTCCTAGAGAAAATAGAAAATTTATTCGTCCTCTTTCTAGTTTTACTAAAGGAGAAATTTTACACTATGCGAAAATGAGAAAAGTTAATTGGAGATTAGATCACAGTAATCAAGAAAAAAAATATTTAAGAAATAAAATACGTCTAATAACATCTACTTTTTCAGATTCCTTCTACAAAGGATTTAAAAAAAGTATAAAATATCTTCATCAAGAAAATTCAGTTATAGAGAGTGAGGTGAAAAAAATTAATAAAGAGATTACTCTAGAAAAAAAAGAAAATCCTTTTTTTTGGAAAATTGAATGCAAAAAAATTAAGGAATTACAAGCATTGTCTTTTTATTTATTCAAATTATTTTTTCCATATGGATTTTCTAATATAGATGATTTAAAAAACCTTCTTTATGCACAATCTGGAAAACAATTATTTTCAAAAAAATATAGAATTATCAAAAATAGAAATCATTGGATTTTGGTAAAAAATCAAAATCCTTCAAAAGAAATATATATGATATCGAATCTAAAAGATCATAAAAAAACATCTTTTCCCATTCATTTAAAATTTTTTTTGGATCCAAAAAAAATTTTAAATGAAAATATAAAAGAAACATCCTTCATAGATTTAGATAAAATTCAATTTCCTTTACAATTAAGAACATGGAGAAAAGGAGATTTTTTTTTTCCNNNNNNNNNNNNNNNNNNNNNNNNNNNNNNNNNNNNNNNNNNNNNNNNNNNNNNNNNNNNNNNNNNNNNNNNNNNNNNNNNNNNNNNNNNNNNNNNNNNNNNNNNNNNNNNNNNNNNNNNNNNAAAAAAAAAATTAAGCAAATATTATAAAGAGAAAAAATTTTCTCTTTTTGAAAAGGAACATACCTGGTTATTAGTTAATGGAAATGAGAAAATTATTTGGATTGTAGGAAATCGTTTAGATGATAGATTTAAAGTAACAGAAAAAACAAAAAGAATATTGGGAGTAAAAATATAATTGATTTAATACACCTTATTCATGCAAATACCATTAGGATTTTTTTTAATTTTGGGAAGAATTAGTTATTCTATTTATGAAAATACATAATTTCAATGCAGGTCCTTCTATTTTACCAAAACAAGTGATTAGAAAATCAGCTCAATCTGTCTTGGATTATAATCAATGTGGATTATCTCTACTTGAAATATCTCATAGAAGTAAAGATTTTATAGAGATAATGGAAAAAACCACTGATTTAGTCAAACGTGTGATGAATTTAAATGAGGACTATGCGGTTTTATTTCTTCAAGGAGGAGCTACATTGCAATTTAGTATGGTCCCATATAATTTAATGAAAAAAGAAGCAGCTTATTTAGACACAGGAATATGGGCTTATAATGCAATTAAAGAAGCGGAAAAATTTGGAAAAGTAAGAATCCTTTTTTCTGGAAAAAAAAAGAACTATATATATATATCAAAAACTTATCAAGTTCCAGATGAAGTAGATTATTTTCATTGTACTTCGAATAACACCATTGTAGGTACACAAATGAAAAAATTTCCTCATCCTACTGTACCAATAGTTTGTGATATGTCCTCCGATATTTTTAGCAGAAAATTAAATTTTTGTCAATTTAGTTTAATCTATGCTTCTGCTCAAAAAAATGTAAGTTCTGCAGGAATGACTATTGTTATAATCAACAAAGAAATTTTA
Encoded here:
- the hisC gene encoding histidinol-phosphate transaminase encodes the protein MTSNHFDLKSLIRENILNVDPYLSAREEYDQGKNSIFLDANENSFGAPLSFSNSYNRYPDPLQKELKRKISEVKNIPSSKIFLGNGSDEIIDLIYRIFSRPKVDHSIICPPTYGMYEVSGKIHGVDVVKVFLTEEEYQLNLKKIENRINRYSKIIFICSPNNPTGNDLKKKDIQNIINKFTGIVVLDEAYIDFSDQKSFSLEIEKYPNLIVLQTLSKSWGLAGLRIGIAITSEKIIQWMNKIKSPYNISKISQKIAIQALDNKDLFFYSLKNILSERKYMEKALNKISIIQKVYPSSSNFLLVKVPFSSKNLYKYLIEKNIVVRDRSKIIFCNECLRITIGTHEENEYLISKIKEYSENLNISG
- the hisD gene encoding histidinol dehydrogenase — translated: MDIQVYIHPPFKTWNSIIKRSIRNVSRLNDLVFPIINNVKIYGDIALKSYTRKYDHVNLKHIQISEEEITESSKKISDGLKKSIKVAYENIQSFHKKQIHKESKIEVSPGVICWRKSVPIEKVGLYIPGGTAPLVSTVLMLGVPSNLAGCEDIILCSPPNKNGKIHPAILYTAKYIGIKRIYKIGGAQAIAAMAYGTESVSSVYKIFGPGNSYVTLAKQIVAKTGIVSIDMPAGPSEVVILADETANPEYVASDLISQSEHDPESYILLITISISWMEKIKKELKKQLTGFSTRQNIMKKSLERCKMVVLSSLDESIHLINQVAPEHLIINCHNASYWGDKIKNAGSVFLGNYSPVSVGDYASGTNHVLPTYGYAKSYSGVSVDSFIKKITFQKITKKGLRSLSECIGRLSLTEGLIAHKKSIDIRLKNE
- the hisG gene encoding ATP phosphoribosyltransferase produces the protein MDKLKIAIQKSGRLYEDSIKLLKDCSIEINIGIDKLKTTALNFPLEILFLRDDDIPQYLEDGVADIGIVGKNVLLEKRKKIKIKETLGFGKCRLSIAVPKSIIYSDINDLNGKKIATSYPFLVKEFFEKKYIKAEIHEISGAVEIAPGIGLADCICDLVSSGSTLFMNGLKEVETILQSEAVLASHLHLGSPQNIIMDKLLFRIRAVKKAKNNKYILLNVPNERLEKIISYLPGIKSPAILPLANSECSSVHSVVNENDFWGIVENLKALGAQDILVLPIEKIIL
- a CDS encoding exodeoxyribonuclease III, producing MKIISYNINGIRSGINKGLLHWIESSQPDVLCLQEIKASKEQIQTSLFDHLGYFHYWFPSTKKKGYSGVGILCKEKPYHIEYGIGIESIDTEGRVLRIDLKKISVISLYIPSGKHLRNRLNFKFYFMENFFSHIKKIQKKFKNLVICGDYNICHHEIDIHDPIRNRKISGFLPEERKWMSDFLNLGFIDSFRNYVKEANHYSWWSYYSHAKKKNKGWRIDYAMVSRSLKDKMNKAYLLPEVPYSDHCPTVLEIEKMT
- a CDS encoding shikimate kinase yields the protein MKVTLIGYMGSGKTSIGKILSRELKLDFYDLDALLVKEQKDSIYNIFQKKGENHFREIEHLMIKKFLKTHQKYIFSVGGGTPCYYNNMDLLNKFSKTFYLKTQSYILYQRLYQEKKTRPLIAHLSKKELFQFIIQHLSKRIFFYEKSSKKIEVNEKSEYKIVEEIIKHLIEL
- the tilS gene encoding tRNA lysidine(34) synthetase TilS; the protein is MNNFSYDHFFLDKMRQSFSLVEKKKICVAVSGGLDSMVLLNLLLLVPNLTLGVAHCNFTLRDKESNEDENFVKNFCVKKHILCHVKRFNTLNFSKKNKFSIQMAARKLRYDWFEDLLEKHSYDHIALGHHLNDSVETFFINIMRGTGLKGLLGIPRENRKFIRPLSSFTKGEILHYAKMRKVNWRLDHSNQEKKYLRNKIRLITSTFSDSFYKGFKKSIKYLHQENSVIESEVKKINKEITLEKKENPFFWKIECKKIKELQALSFYLFKLFFPYGFSNIDDLKNLLYAQSGKQLFSKKYRIIKNRNHWILVKNQNPSKEIYMISNLKDHKKTSFPIHLKFFLDPKKILNENIKETSFIDLDKIQFPLQLRTWRKGDFFFP
- the serC gene encoding 3-phosphoserine/phosphohydroxythreonine transaminase, translated to MKIHNFNAGPSILPKQVIRKSAQSVLDYNQCGLSLLEISHRSKDFIEIMEKTTDLVKRVMNLNEDYAVLFLQGGATLQFSMVPYNLMKKEAAYLDTGIWAYNAIKEAEKFGKVRILFSGKKKNYIYISKTYQVPDEVDYFHCTSNNTIVGTQMKKFPHPTVPIVCDMSSDIFSRKLNFCQFSLIYASAQKNVSSAGMTIVIINKEILGKIKKNIPSYLDYNIHIKNNRILNTPNVFSIYTSMLTLEWIENKGGLSILEKENQKKAKLLYNEIDKSNLFENKIHKEDRSNMNVSFFLKNKNLEQEFNSMWKKENIVGLDGHRSLGGYRASIYNALPLESVQFLIEIMKEFEKKFS